Proteins encoded by one window of Arabidopsis thaliana chromosome 2, partial sequence:
- a CDS encoding choice-of-anchor C domain protein, putative (Protein of unknown function, DUF642) (FUNCTIONS IN: molecular_function unknown; INVOLVED IN: biological_process unknown; LOCATED IN: anchored to membrane; EXPRESSED IN: 20 plant structures; EXPRESSED DURING: 14 growth stages; CONTAINS InterPro DOMAIN/s: Protein of unknown function DUF642 (InterPro:IPR006946), Galactose-binding domain-like (InterPro:IPR008979); BEST Arabidopsis thaliana protein match is: Protein of unknown function, DUF642 (TAIR:AT1G29980.1); Has 305 Blast hits to 265 proteins in 22 species: Archae - 0; Bacteria - 13; Metazoa - 0; Fungi - 0; Plants - 292; Viruses - 0; Other Eukaryotes - 0 (source: NCBI BLink).): MMLYSNNSWRSNSILILLLGLSIVAAADSAGKTSPVEDGLVVNGDFETPPSNGFPDDAIIEDTSEIPSWRSDGTVELIKSGQKQGGMILIVPEGRHAVRLGNDAEISQELTVEKGSIYSVTFSAARTCAQLESLNVSVASSDEPIASQTIDLQTVYSVQGWDPYAWAFEAVVDRVRLVFKNPGMEDDPTCGPIIDDIAVKKLFTPDKPKGNAVINGDFEEGPWMFRNTTLGVLLPTNLDEEISSLPGWTVESNRAVRFIDSDHFSVPEGKRALELLSGKEGIISQMVETKANIPYKMSFSLGHAGDKCKEPLAVMAFAGDQAQNFHYMAQANSSFERSELNFTAKAERTRIAFYSIYYNTRTDDMTSLCGPVIDDVKVWFSGSSRIGFSFPLFILLSLVFI; this comes from the exons atgatgctTTACAGCAACAATAGTTGGAGATCGAATTCCATTTTAATACTTCTACTTGGTCTCTCCATTGTGGCCGCCGCAGACTCCGCCGGCAAAACTTCACCGGTCGAAGACG GCTTGGTGGTTAACGGCGACTTTGAGACACCGCCGTCAAACGGCTTCCCTGATGACGCAATCATCGAGGACACCTCCGAGATCCCGAGCTGGCGATCCGATGGTACGGTGGAGCTAATCAAGTCCGGTCAAAAACAAGGCGGGATGATCTTGATCGTGCCTGAGGGCCGTCACGCTGTTAGATTAGGAAACGATGCAGAGATCAGCCAAGAACTTACGGTGGAGAAAGGCTCTATCTACTCCGTCACGTTCAGTGCAGCCCGCACATGTGCACAACTCGAGTCGCTGAATGTTTCGGTAGCTTCTTCTGATGAACCTATCGCATCGCAAACCATTGACTTGCAAACGGTGTACAGCGTTCAAGGATGGGATCCATATGCATGGGCGTTTGAAGCGGTTGTGGATCGCGTCCGGTTGGTTTTTAAGAACCCTGGCATGGAGGATGATCCTACTTGTGGACCTATCATTGACGACATTGCCGTTAAGAAGCTCTTTACTCCTGATAAACCCAAAG GCAATGCAGTGATTAATGGAGATTTTGAAGAAGGTCCATGGATGTTTAGGAACACTACCTTAGGTGTTCTGCTTCCAACAAACCTCGATGAAGAAATATCGTCTCTTCCTGGATGGACCGTCGAATCGAACCGAGCAGTACGGTTTATTGACTCAGACCATTTCTCGGTCCCCGAGGGGAAGCGAGCTTTGGAACTTTTATCGGGCAAAGAAGGCATAATTTCTCAAATGGTTGAGACAAAGGCGAACATTCCGTACAAGATGTCTTTCTCTTTGGGACACGCAGGGGACAAGTGTAAGGAACCTTTGGCTGTAATGGCTTTTGCTGGAGATCAAGCACAGAACTTTCATTATATGGCGCAAGCAAACTCGAGTTTCGAAAGATCGGAGTTGAACTTCACTGCGAAAGCTGAACGTACGAGGATCGCCTTCTACAGCATTTATTACAATACGAGGACGGACGATATGACTTCATTGTGTGGACCTGTGATTGATGACGTTAAGGTTTGGTTCTCCGGGTCTAGTAGAATTGGATTTAGTTTTCCgctttttattcttctttctttggttttcaTCTAG